The stretch of DNA CGCTCCTCCCCTctccgccggagccgccgccttGCCTTGCCTCGCCCCGCCGGACTCGATCTCTTCCTCCCTTTCCCTTCACCACGTGTCCACGCCCCTAGTGCATTCTCCGGAGTCCAGCCTACTGTCTCCACTTAATTTCACGCGAGGTGACGGAGTCGGGGCGCCAACAAGACCTAGGAGCGACCCGCCGCCGGCGACAAGTCCGAATACCTTCTGCGACTGATCCGCAGACGGCGAAGACGACATCCATCTCTCAGGTAACTCCCCATGCGCCTCTGACCCGCAGTCGCTCGCGGCGGCCCCTCCGCTCCATGGATTTGACGAGCTTTTCCTTGTCTGCAGGGCTACCCCGCCGCAGCAGGACGTCATGTTCCCACAGCCGAATGCCTTTGGACCACTGCGGCCTCCTCAGCCTCCGCCATGGCAGTggcagtggcagcagcagcagcaccaccaccaccaccacccgcaCCAGCAGCTCCCTTTCCAGCCTGAGGCGGCGGCACTGGCGGCGGCCAGTTCCTTTTGGCAGCGTGACAATGTGCGGGAGCATTTGAAGAAGCTGCAAGAGACCGTCGCGATTTCAAGCGCTCTGTGAGTTCCCTAAACTCCCAAAGGTAGTTATGACCGTGTATCCAGTCTCTGTGCCATTTGTCCTGAAATAAAGGATTTGGATTGGCAGGATAAACGAGCTAGAGGAGATTGCACTTGTGAGGAATTCATCGGATGCTAGTGCACAAGAACCAGATTCGTCTGCAGTAGCATCGTCTTCAGGGTCTGGCGTCTCTTCTCCAGGCAGGCCTTGCCATTTTTCAGAGCTTGCAAGTGAAATCAAGATTAGCCAAGACACTCATGAATCTCTGGCGACAGATGCGGCCAATTATCTCTGTTCTCAACTTCAGCACCTCCTGGCACCTATTTCTTCCGCTATTAACCAAGACGGTCCCTGGGCAGAAAAAACGGCAATGGTTTCGTTAGCTCAGAAGCTGCAGAAGTCCAAGAGAAATAAGCGatggaggaagaggaagagaaagcATGTAGCAGAGCTTTTCCAGAAGGTGGAACTCAATTCACTTGTTTCTGTGTTCATATCTTTGTGAAAATGTTCAGTTAGCATCAAAATGGCCACATATCCAATAAATGCATGGCTTCCCTTCTCTTGATATTGTGCAGGAAAGTGCAGAATTTGACAGAGTTGATCAGGAAGCTGATGAATGGAGGGCTAGGCAAATAGCTAATGACATTGCAAAACGCAAGGTGCTGTCTCATTTATTGAAACTGCCATTTCACTCATAGGATTTATCTGTAGTAACTAGTAGGAAAACACAGCTGTTCCACAATAACAAGCTCATTGTTGTATGTACAAACCAGGTGGAAAGCATGAAGCAGATTGCCAAGAAGAAAGCAAATGAGGAAAGAAAACGTCTAGAATCTGAGGTAAGTATGTACAGAACTCTAAATCCTTGTCTTTTATTGTTTTTCTGCAAGAAGATCTGTGCATACAATTGAATTTAGATATAATCTAATAGCATGTTAATACTTTCTGAGTTTTGGATAGGTTTAGCTGCGAGCCTTAAGTTATGCAATTGTTATTTTCCGATCTTTCTCTTGATGCCTTATGTTTTTGTTGAATTTCTTTAAGATGTTATCTTGAAGATTTGTTGAAGTTGCCAATTAGTTGTCTTCGGTGGAGTGCATCCCAACTTCTGTGATTGATTCCATGTACCTTGCTTGATTGCTTTCTTTCAGATTTTTGTGCTAGCAGTTTACAAATTCTTGAGTTGTTTGTGTAGATTATAAGCTCTTAATATTTTTTAAGCATCAGTGCAATATTACCTCATTCCAACTAACTATTTTCTGAAAAAAAAATCTGCCGTTCACAGCTCGAGCTTGCACTAATGGTCGAGAAACTACAGGAGCTCCGCTCTGTAAGggttgaaaaactgaagaaacaagGCAAGATATCTCCATTTAGCCACTCCCGCTCTCCTTCTTCCGTAATCAGCCACATGACCCATATCCCATATGCTTGAAGGACATCTCGAAATCAGTCATTAGTTGGACCATTCTTTTCTGTAGTAAATGAATTCTATAACCACGCGAATCCCTCGCATAGCGTAATGGGCAGTGGTTTATAAGATTGCTGTAACCAAACCCTTGATTTTCTCAAATGGAATCACAGTGTAAATTGACAATCCCGAAATGGACTTATATTAAAATGGAGGAAGCACTGTCACATTGTTCTCTGAACTATCTCAGACATAATTTTTGAATTCTGTACGCAGTTGTAGGCAACACTTTTACTTATAAAAGTTGTCCAGGTGTGATGATATGATTAGCCTTCTTTATTCTGGCTATTGCAACCCATGCATGCCTGATAATTAACACTGACGACAATTATATTTCAGGTCATTTTCTGCCAGAAGAGGATGATAAATATCTTGAGCGTGTCAAGGCTGCAGTTGAGGAAGAGGAGCGCCAAGCTGCAACTGCTGCCCGAACTGATGCTGCGAAGGATGCTATTCTCACCGCTGAGGAATCAAGGAAGGCTGCCCATAATACAACTGCTCAAGAAGATGGCCTTGGACAACCTAAAAGTGGGTCGGCGCCAGAGCAGAACCAAGGAGATGCAAGCATAAGTGAGAGAAGTGATCATGCAAGTCAAAAGACAGAACATGATGATCAAAAGGTCGAGATAAAAGGTCCTGCGCATTCCGAATCTCTGACCAATCTGCCTTTTGAGTTCTACCACTATTATCATGGAAGTAGCTATGACCTGGGGACACTCATTGAGGTAATTTATTCCAAACTCTCAACTTCATGCAAGTTTCACGGGTTTGTAGGACGGTGTTAATGAACTACCTGACTAGGCTTAACAATCTTTGATATGATCTGTTGGGTTTTACTGGATGTCATCATTGGGATGTTATGGAGCTACCAGATAACCATTGCTTCAAGCACTAGTGAGAGCTATGTGAAAGGAAAGTAGGAGATTCTGTTGAAGTTTTATTGATTTCATATTTTATTTCTTTGAGTAGGAAAAAAGAATAAAAGTAACGTGCCCTACCTGTTAGTAAAGTAAGGCCTTCCAGAGCCTATCTAACACAGACATACACGCGGATGAGGACACAGAAATAAATGGACGTCGATCCGGTACTGAAATTGCATAGCAAAAAATGCAATATGTTCATACTTGATGAAACGCACATCACCCAATTCATGATTTAAGAACAAGAGAACGAGATATTGACTTTTTTTACACTTGTAACTACATTCTCACATTTCTTTTTTGATCTCATGACTTACCCTCACTTTTAACGAAATCTCATACTAGTTCAGGCTACTCAATACAGTATCTTATATGTATTTCACCTCCGATTGTAGGTACGCAGAATGTGGGATTCTTTTATCAGACCTGGAGGAAGGTGAGGCTTTTACTTGTCAATTCATGCTGCTTTATCTTGTCTCGTGATAATAACAGCACTAAACCATGCTAGTTATTTCACAAGCATCCTTCTCCAATGCAAATTCACCGTATAAATATGATTTGCTGATTCTTTAAAGGTTTTGTTTTATAAGCTGGAAAATAGACTCATGAGAAACCATCATGTAATGGTGTGTTCAAATCGTCTGACTTTAGGTCCACTATGATAAACTAGCATCATTGGTGAGCAACAAAGCTGGATTTATAGTTCGTAAAATATAGGCTGATATCTTAATGGTGCATTAAGGTTGCAAATGGCTTGTGGATCTTTCTATATAGCTTTCATCTAGTTTTATTTATGGTATGGCTGTAATACCAGACCGTGTCATTGAACCAGCTAATATTTGTAAATTATGATAACCTTCATTCATTGCAGTTCTGTAAGAACAGAATTTCACATATCCATTTTAGTCTAAATCACAACCATAATAGTTAGTTACTGGAGTGGACAGAGATCTCTGATGTGCCGTGTTGAACAAAAGTTACATGTATTTTTATTCTTCTAAATGcattttttttttgcgggaattCTTCTAAATGCATTGACTGTCTGCACCTGCATGCAGCCGTATACCTGGCCACTGGGTTCAGCCACCCCCTCCAGCTAATGATGTATGGGCATCATATTTGGTGCAGCCCAAGTAAGTGCTATTGGGTTCTGACAATGGTTCTTCTGCCCATCCATTAGAAGCTTTGAAGGTACTTGGGTTACTTCAATTTCTTTATGTCAACTAGTGATGTGAAAAGATTATACCGGATACAGTGATTACATTGTCAGACAAAAATTATCTCAGTGATTGCTCATTGCTGGTCTGTAGACCTTCTTTGATGAATGCTCGATTGTCCTGTGGCTTTGGCATGGACTATCGAGTTTAAGTTGCTGTCAACTGTGAAGTTCTTTTGACACTTGATATCCTTAAGATCTGTACCCACCTTGTCAGTTTCTCTGGGGATTTGTAATTTCGAGTCCACCAGGTGCTCCATCTGTGTTGTCTGTACTTGATGCATGAAAAGTGGAGTTTTGGATTGGGGAAAGAGCTGTATCTCTTAAATGATTATTTGCTATCTTGGGTCTTGCAGTTGGATTTCAGCATGTTGCTTTGTGAGATATTCGCCACAAGATCTGCCATCAGATTTCCTagcaaatactccctccgttccaaaatagatgacccacaaagttagtacaaagttgagtcatctattttggaacggagggagtaaatggGAATGCTCATCTGCAGTTATGCACTATTGTGGAATTTTGCTTGAAAATGGTTAGCGAGAGAAAACCTTGGCCCTGGTTTGCGTTTGTTTGCCGCTCTTTCCCGGTGGTGGCAACCCCCTGGCTGCTGAAACTGATGAGGCTGTCCATTTCTTCAGATTACATTTTTTTTAACTATATATGTCCTTAATTCAGCTCATTTTTTTTAAATGGAGGCACGAGCTTTGCCCCATCTCATTGATTAGGAAAGAATTTGGAAATAGTTACAAGAGAACAAACTCTCGTGTCCGAAAGTTTCTACTCTCGTGGCATGATCAAAGTTTGTCTTTTGAGGATCTGGCATGATCAAACTTAAATGCTTTGCCCCAGCAAAAACCCACAGGGCTGATTCATCTTTGATTTAACGCTCAACTACTCTAGGCATAGAAGATACATTCCTGAAGAACTGTCCATTCAGTTCATTCCAAAGCTCCCACGAAGCAAGCAAGAGAAATGTGTGAGCAAGACCAAGGAGCTCCGCCACTCCAACACTCGATTGAAGTTTTGCCAATGGTTTATTTCAGTGTCAATAAGACGTAGCCACGCTTTGATGTCCTTCCAAATGCGCCTAGAAAATCTGCACTTGAGTAGAAGATGCACGGCAGTCTCCAGCTCTTTCTCGCAGAATTGACTTGAGCCACCTTTCGGCCATCCCCTCCTTTGCCATTGGCAACCATCGTAAAATTAACCATGCAAAGAATCTTTGCTTAGGTGGCGTCCATGTGCTTCAAACCGCCTTTGAAGGAAAACGTTTCACGATGGAGCGGTTCGGCCGGTTGCATCTGCGTGAAAGCATCCAGCGACTCAGTTTGACGTcaagaccgatgcgccaggtgtcttccagttattcgctattgttgtcTTGTCATTCGCTTGAGTGTTgtatcttatcatgtcatcatccgcattgcatctgcatgttttcaaaacttgcatccgtccgggtttcaCCCAGTTCTTTctgttgtccattctgagcccagacacactcgcacgcgtCTGTGACATGttcgaaatattattttataagtgaccGGCAAATGTtttcggaatgggatgaaagttggcgtgcggtgttgttttgttgccagtagaccgcctgccaagtttcatcgcattcggagtccgtttgacgtcccaacggataactatagcggcattatagtcggtcaaatcgtcggacattttcggtctccgaagACTGTTGTCGGGCCtctccctctcttctctccccTCAGCCCGAGGTCTTCTGCACAACCCACCTGCAGCCCAACCTAACCCCCCCTCATGCCCGGAGCCGTCCGATTGTGATCGGAGggacccccaaccccccccccccccccccccccccccttcttcccccgaaccccccccccccttccctcCCTGGCCTTTTGTCAGACCCCCTCTCTCCGCACAATTCTCAGACCCCCTCGCGTGTCCGAAAACTTACCTGAACACGACCCGAGCAGTCATGACCGTTGGTTttggatcatccccaaacgtcccTAAAACATCTTCGGTATCTTATTTGGACGCCCATAGCCTAATTTTCTCGACCGTCTGATTTGAATCGGAGGGCCCAGATGCACCCCAAATCCACCTGCTATATAAATATCGGGGCAACCCTAGACCCTCGTCGTCCCATCCACCCAGTCCCATCCGCGCCGCCACCGCTCTCATTCTTCTCCTCGGGATCCATCCCCACCAAACGTAGCCTCCGACCAGATCCCTGGTTTTGCGCGCAGCCGCCCGAGCATCGCGGTGGATCGAGCGCTTCGCCTCCAAGCATAGCCTTCCCTGCTCAAGCCCCGAGCCTCACGTCGTCCAGGAGCACGAGCTCCATCGCCTCGCTACCGCCAACCGGAGCAGCAGCTCAGCCGGTCATCCTCGTCGTTGCCGAACCTCGCCACCTTGCCGGTGCCCCAAGACCCCGCGTCAAGCTCCTCTGCCCGtcgcccctctcctgcagccacGAGCGCCCTGAGCTCCATCTCGCGTGCCACCTCCTCGTCCCCGCGCAGCTCAGGGACTCCAAG from Triticum urartu cultivar G1812 chromosome 3, Tu2.1, whole genome shotgun sequence encodes:
- the LOC125543315 gene encoding U11/U12 small nuclear ribonucleoprotein 59 kDa protein-like, yielding MFPQPNAFGPLRPPQPPPWQWQWQQQQHHHHHHPHQQLPFQPEAAALAAASSFWQRDNVREHLKKLQETVAISSALINELEEIALVRNSSDASAQEPDSSAVASSSGSGVSSPGRPCHFSELASEIKISQDTHESLATDAANYLCSQLQHLLAPISSAINQDGPWAEKTAMVSLAQKLQKSKRNKRWRKRKRKHVAELFQKESAEFDRVDQEADEWRARQIANDIAKRKVESMKQIAKKKANEERKRLESELELALMVEKLQELRSVRVEKLKKQGHFLPEEDDKYLERVKAAVEEEERQAATAARTDAAKDAILTAEESRKAAHNTTAQEDGLGQPKSGSAPEQNQGDASISERSDHASQKTEHDDQKVEIKGPAHSESLTNLPFEFYHYYHGSSYDLGTLIEVRRMWDSFIRPGGSRIPGHWVQPPPPANDVWASYLVQPK